Proteins encoded together in one Prochlorococcus marinus str. MIT 9211 window:
- a CDS encoding DNA polymerase III subunit alpha — protein sequence MGFVPLHNHSDYSLLDGASQLPAMVSRAKALGFPAIALTDHGVMYGAIELLKLCKSEGIKPIIGNEMYVVNGSIEDPQPKKERRYHLVVLAKNDVGYRNLVKLTTISHLNGMRGRGIFSRACIDKQLLETYKEGLIISTACLGGEIPQAILRDRIDVAKDVASWYKKVFGDDFYLEIQDHGSVEDRIVNTGICRIAKELNIELIATNDAHYLTKDDVEAHDALLCVLTGKLISEEKRLRYTGTEYLKSEEEMGKLFSDHIESNIIQEAINNTVTVSEKVEEYNILGTYKMPQFPVPDGGQSTDYLRKVSQDGLMTRLKLESLEMIENKYINRLNSEIKIIEQMGFPDYFLVVWDYIRFARENHIPVGPGRGSAAGSLVAYSLGITNIDPVTNGLLFERFLNPERKSMPDIDTDFCIERRGEVIDYVTKRYGEDKVAQIITFNRMTSKAVLKDVARVLDIPYSDADRLAKLIPVVRGKPAKLSQMIGDNTPSKDFREKYQNDPLVKKWLDMAIRIEGTNKTFGVHAAGVVIASDPLDNLVPLQRNNDGQIITQYFMEDIESLGLLKMDFLGLKNLTMIEKAVTLVEDSLGEKLDLDQLNMDDTKTYELLSKGDLEGIFQLESTGMRQIVKDLRPSSLEDISSILALYRPGPLDAGLIPKFINRKHGKEQIDFPHASLAPILGETYGIMLYQEQIMKIAQELAGYSLGQADLLRRAMGKKKVAEMEKHRNFFLEGASKNGINSNIANELFEQMLLFAEYCFNKSHSTAYGAVTFQTAYLKAHYPVAYMAALLTVNAGSSDKVQRYISNCNSMGIEVMPPDVNSSGIDFTPNENHILFGMSAVKNLGDGAIRELIKSREEDGSFISLADLCDRIPPNTLNRRGLESLIHSGALDSFDKKANRAQLLADLDLIIEWATSRARDRISGQGNLFDLASSSSENQTSNSLHTAPKAAPVSDYSPTEKLRLEKELIGFYLSDHPLKQLSEPAKLIAPISLGTLEDQRDKSKVSVIAMINDMRVVTTRKGDKMAILQIEDLTGSCEAVVFPKSYHRLSDHLISETRLLVWASVDRRDDNTQLIVDDCRSIDDMRFVLVDLLPDQISNIDYQYRLRECLNNHRPARDELGVRVPVVAVIRDGSNIKYIRLGHQFCVKDAAAAVKSLQNSSFKASFSESLVN from the coding sequence ATGGGCTTTGTACCTCTTCATAATCACAGCGATTACAGTCTTCTTGATGGAGCTAGTCAGCTGCCAGCAATGGTTTCCAGAGCCAAGGCGCTTGGATTTCCAGCTATTGCGCTAACTGATCATGGAGTGATGTATGGCGCTATTGAACTTTTAAAGCTTTGTAAGTCAGAAGGTATAAAACCAATCATTGGGAATGAAATGTATGTTGTTAATGGATCAATAGAAGACCCTCAGCCGAAAAAAGAACGAAGATATCACCTTGTTGTACTTGCTAAGAATGACGTTGGATATAGGAATTTAGTCAAGCTAACTACTATTAGCCATTTAAATGGGATGAGAGGACGAGGAATTTTTTCAAGAGCATGTATTGATAAACAATTACTTGAAACTTATAAAGAAGGCTTGATAATTTCGACTGCATGTCTTGGTGGCGAGATTCCTCAGGCTATTTTGCGAGACCGTATTGATGTGGCAAAGGATGTTGCTAGTTGGTATAAAAAAGTTTTTGGGGATGATTTTTATTTAGAGATTCAGGACCATGGATCTGTAGAAGATCGAATAGTCAATACAGGGATATGTCGTATTGCTAAAGAATTAAATATTGAACTGATTGCAACAAATGATGCTCACTACCTTACTAAAGATGATGTGGAAGCACATGATGCGTTGTTATGTGTACTTACAGGGAAATTGATAAGTGAAGAAAAACGTTTGAGATATACAGGAACAGAATATCTCAAATCTGAAGAAGAGATGGGAAAGCTTTTCTCAGACCATATCGAGAGTAATATTATACAAGAAGCAATAAATAATACTGTTACTGTCTCCGAAAAAGTAGAAGAATACAATATTTTAGGAACTTATAAAATGCCTCAGTTCCCTGTGCCTGATGGTGGTCAGTCAACTGATTATTTAAGGAAGGTATCTCAAGATGGATTGATGACTAGACTTAAGCTTGAATCACTAGAGATGATTGAAAATAAATATATAAATCGCCTTAATAGTGAAATAAAAATAATAGAACAGATGGGTTTCCCAGACTACTTCCTTGTTGTATGGGATTATATTCGTTTTGCAAGAGAAAATCATATACCAGTTGGTCCAGGGAGGGGCTCTGCAGCAGGATCCCTCGTTGCATATTCTTTGGGTATTACAAATATTGATCCTGTAACAAATGGTCTTTTATTTGAAAGATTTTTAAACCCTGAAAGGAAATCTATGCCTGATATAGATACTGACTTTTGTATTGAACGTAGGGGTGAAGTTATTGATTATGTTACGAAGCGCTATGGAGAAGATAAGGTTGCGCAAATTATTACTTTCAACCGAATGACATCTAAAGCTGTTCTTAAAGATGTTGCAAGAGTTTTGGATATTCCATATAGTGACGCAGATAGATTAGCAAAGTTAATTCCTGTAGTCAGAGGTAAGCCAGCTAAACTTTCTCAAATGATTGGGGATAATACTCCCAGTAAAGATTTTAGAGAAAAATACCAAAATGATCCTTTGGTAAAGAAGTGGTTGGATATGGCAATCAGAATAGAAGGTACTAATAAGACTTTTGGAGTTCATGCAGCAGGTGTTGTTATTGCCTCGGACCCCTTGGATAATTTAGTTCCTCTTCAAAGGAATAATGATGGCCAAATAATTACTCAATATTTTATGGAAGATATTGAATCATTAGGATTACTTAAAATGGATTTTTTAGGTCTTAAGAATCTTACTATGATTGAAAAGGCAGTAACTTTAGTCGAAGATTCTTTGGGGGAAAAGCTTGATTTAGATCAATTAAATATGGACGATACTAAAACTTATGAGCTCTTATCAAAAGGCGATTTAGAGGGAATTTTTCAACTTGAGTCAACTGGAATGAGACAAATAGTTAAAGATCTTAGGCCATCTTCTTTGGAAGATATTTCTTCAATTCTTGCGTTGTATAGACCAGGTCCACTTGATGCAGGATTAATTCCAAAATTTATTAATCGAAAGCATGGGAAAGAGCAGATTGATTTTCCCCATGCTTCTTTAGCACCAATACTTGGAGAGACATACGGCATAATGCTTTATCAAGAGCAAATAATGAAAATTGCCCAAGAACTGGCTGGTTATTCGTTAGGCCAGGCAGATCTTTTAAGAAGGGCTATGGGTAAGAAAAAGGTTGCGGAGATGGAAAAACATAGAAACTTTTTTCTTGAAGGCGCTAGTAAAAATGGAATTAATTCGAATATAGCCAATGAATTATTTGAGCAAATGCTCCTTTTTGCGGAGTACTGCTTTAACAAGAGTCACTCCACTGCTTATGGAGCAGTTACTTTCCAAACAGCTTACTTAAAAGCTCATTACCCAGTTGCATATATGGCTGCTCTGCTTACTGTAAATGCTGGGTCTAGTGACAAAGTTCAACGCTATATATCTAACTGTAATTCCATGGGCATAGAAGTTATGCCGCCAGATGTTAACTCTTCGGGAATAGATTTTACTCCCAATGAAAATCACATTCTGTTTGGAATGTCTGCCGTGAAAAACCTTGGTGATGGTGCTATTCGTGAATTAATAAAATCTCGTGAAGAAGATGGCTCTTTTATTTCCTTGGCAGATCTTTGTGATCGAATTCCACCAAATACCCTTAACAGAAGAGGATTAGAGTCTTTAATTCATTCTGGTGCGCTTGATTCCTTTGATAAGAAGGCAAATAGGGCTCAGTTGTTAGCAGACCTTGATCTGATTATTGAGTGGGCGACTTCTAGAGCGCGAGATCGTATTAGTGGTCAGGGAAACTTGTTTGATCTGGCATCTTCTTCTTCCGAGAATCAAACATCAAACAGCCTTCACACTGCTCCTAAAGCAGCTCCTGTAAGCGACTATTCTCCTACAGAAAAGCTTCGCCTTGAGAAGGAACTCATTGGCTTTTATCTTTCTGATCATCCACTTAAGCAACTCTCTGAGCCAGCCAAGCTTATTGCTCCAATAAGCTTAGGGACATTAGAAGATCAACGGGATAAGTCAAAAGTAAGTGTCATTGCCATGATTAACGATATGAGAGTAGTAACTACTCGCAAGGGAGATAAAATGGCTATCCTTCAAATTGAGGATTTAACAGGCTCATGCGAAGCTGTTGTTTTCCCTAAGAGTTATCACAGACTTTCAGATCATCTGATTTCTGAGACACGTTTATTAGTTTGGGCATCAGTTGATAGAAGGGATGATAATACTCAATTAATTGTTGATGATTGCCGCTCAATAGATGACATGAGATTTGTTTTAGTTGACTTATTGCCTGATCAAATTTCTAATATTGATTATCAATATCGGCTTAGAGAATGTTTAAATAATCATCGTCCTGCAAGAGATGAGCTGGGCGTAAGAGTTCCTGTAGTTGCTGTAATTAGAGATGGTAGCAATATTAAATATATTCGTTTGGGTCATCAATTTTGTGTTAAGGATGCAGCTGCGGCAGTTAAGTCTTTGCAGAATAGTTCTTTTAAAGCCAGTTTTAGTGAGAGTTTGGTTAACTAA
- a CDS encoding PAM68 family protein, translated as MSKDLDPKKNKKVIPKGVNEEKSFQYPEIKKNKKKSRESFIPKAVANRMARRVIFTTGLPTLSGMGVFIISYLLIIKGITDVPPAITLASSALCFLIGLIGLSYGILSASWDDSPGSLLGFENIQPNIERMRNAFKTVNTKK; from the coding sequence ATGTCAAAAGATTTGGACCCAAAAAAAAATAAAAAAGTAATACCTAAGGGAGTTAATGAGGAGAAATCATTTCAGTATCCAGAGATAAAGAAAAACAAAAAGAAAAGTCGTGAATCTTTTATACCTAAAGCTGTTGCAAATAGGATGGCTAGAAGAGTTATTTTTACAACTGGTTTACCAACATTATCTGGCATGGGAGTTTTCATAATTAGTTATCTTCTAATAATTAAAGGAATTACAGATGTACCTCCGGCCATTACACTTGCCAGTTCAGCTCTATGCTTTCTAATTGGTCTTATAGGGTTAAGCTATGGGATACTTTCTGCTAGCTGGGATGACTCACCTGGAAGTCTTCTAGGGTTTGAAAATATCCAGCCAAACATTGAACGTATGAGAAATGCATTCAAGACTGTAAATACAAAGAAATAA
- the rpsO gene encoding 30S ribosomal protein S15 gives MTLNTQEKQKLINTHQNHGTDTGSAEVQVAMLSERISKLSNHLQKNIHDFSSRQGLLKMIGQRKRLLNYLRDKSNKRYTDIITKLKLRG, from the coding sequence ATGACGCTAAATACCCAAGAAAAACAAAAACTTATCAACACCCATCAGAATCATGGCACTGACACGGGCTCAGCCGAGGTGCAAGTGGCAATGTTATCCGAGAGAATCTCAAAACTAAGTAATCACCTACAAAAAAATATTCATGACTTTTCATCTAGGCAAGGTCTTTTAAAAATGATTGGTCAGAGGAAAAGGTTGCTCAATTATCTACGTGACAAAAGTAATAAGCGCTATACTGACATAATTACAAAGCTAAAGCTCAGGGGCTAA
- the ruvA gene encoding Holliday junction branch migration protein RuvA: MIGWLKGEKIDHWNNGNRAGFVLSCNGVGYEIQLSRRNLIALNNYNVLSIWIHQVLKEDGSNLFGFIEKSERDLFRKLITVSGVGPQLAMSLLDDNSYEQLIANVQNKEVTKLTRSSGVGKRTAERLILELQNKLSDFDLNNEFSPPTKLRPESAEDLNEELLTEIKSALRNLDYSDFEILEAVNTVTSNYLDDAASANERKLLLKSLNFEKLFKQALITLNK, encoded by the coding sequence ATGATTGGCTGGCTTAAAGGGGAAAAAATAGATCACTGGAATAATGGCAATAGAGCAGGTTTTGTATTGTCATGCAATGGAGTTGGATACGAAATTCAGCTATCTAGAAGAAATCTCATTGCTCTTAATAACTACAATGTTTTATCAATATGGATTCATCAAGTTCTAAAAGAAGATGGATCTAACTTATTTGGATTCATAGAAAAAAGTGAAAGAGACCTATTTAGAAAATTAATAACTGTTAGTGGAGTAGGCCCTCAACTTGCGATGTCCCTACTTGATGACAACTCATATGAGCAATTAATTGCAAATGTTCAGAATAAAGAGGTTACTAAATTAACCAGGTCTTCAGGCGTGGGAAAACGTACAGCAGAAAGACTAATCCTGGAATTGCAAAACAAGCTATCTGATTTCGACTTAAATAACGAGTTCTCCCCTCCAACAAAATTGCGCCCAGAGTCTGCTGAAGATCTCAATGAAGAGCTATTAACAGAAATAAAAAGTGCTCTAAGGAATCTTGACTATTCAGATTTTGAAATTTTGGAAGCCGTAAACACTGTCACAAGCAACTATCTCGACGATGCAGCTTCAGCCAATGAGCGGAAGCTGCTTCTAAAAAGTCTAAATTTTGAGAAGCTTTTCAAACAAGCTCTAATAACGCTAAACAAATAA
- a CDS encoding DMT family transporter, giving the protein MSIKEKEILGFQSLIASALAFSLMTVCVKKLEGRIPVAELIFIRSAISLLITRFLMKQLKVNPWGTNKKLLLIRGVMGTGALFCIFKALMLLPLSTATVIQYSYPTFTAISAKLFLGEKIRKRILVAIMMGWVGITLVVHPLRGESIGGGQNLFAIGIALMGAVLTALAYVSVRKLSKKEHPLVIVHYFPLVSAPICLPFLFSEGVIPLGMEWLWLLGIGLFTQLGQVWITKGLSLLPAAQASSINYTQVIFATIWGMLFFSEFLNIYVVTGAICVFGATLISLSARPDLELVIK; this is encoded by the coding sequence ATGAGTATAAAAGAAAAGGAAATCCTTGGATTTCAGTCATTAATTGCAAGTGCTTTAGCATTTAGCCTGATGACAGTCTGCGTGAAGAAACTTGAAGGGAGAATACCTGTTGCAGAACTAATTTTCATTAGATCTGCAATAAGCCTTTTAATAACAAGGTTCTTAATGAAACAACTCAAGGTAAATCCCTGGGGTACAAACAAAAAATTACTATTGATAAGGGGGGTAATGGGAACAGGCGCCTTGTTTTGTATTTTTAAAGCCCTAATGTTATTACCCCTTTCTACAGCAACAGTTATTCAATACAGCTATCCAACTTTTACAGCAATTTCAGCCAAACTCTTCCTAGGAGAAAAGATAAGAAAAAGAATTCTTGTCGCAATAATGATGGGATGGGTTGGAATAACTCTCGTAGTACATCCTCTTAGGGGAGAAAGCATAGGAGGCGGCCAAAATCTATTCGCAATAGGTATAGCTTTGATGGGTGCAGTCCTGACAGCATTGGCTTATGTAAGTGTTCGCAAGCTCTCTAAAAAAGAGCATCCTTTAGTAATTGTGCATTATTTCCCTTTGGTATCAGCACCAATCTGCCTACCTTTTTTATTCAGCGAAGGGGTTATCCCATTGGGAATGGAATGGTTATGGCTTTTAGGTATTGGTCTATTTACTCAACTAGGCCAAGTATGGATCACCAAAGGATTAAGTCTTCTCCCTGCGGCTCAGGCAAGTTCAATAAATTACACCCAGGTGATTTTTGCAACCATCTGGGGAATGCTGTTTTTCTCAGAGTTTCTCAACATTTACGTTGTCACAGGTGCGATATGTGTATTTGGAGCAACATTAATTAGCCTATCTGCTAGGCCAGATTTAGAATTGGTAATAAAATAA
- the dnaG gene encoding DNA primase, which translates to MGNPRIHPHTIEAVKERADIVDVVGEHVVLKKKGKEFVGICPFHDDSKPSMTVSPAKQFYYCFSCGAGGNSIKFLMEFQRESFIDVVLGLARKYQLPIETLEGPQQERLRQKLSRRDNLYKILDLAKGWFQDRLRSSEGALAFNYLLEKRRLDRGIIDQFELGFAPNAWDGLLRHLNHVENISQELLEAAGLIIPRKSGDGFYDRFRNRLMIPIKDRQGRVIGFGGRSLDGTDPKYLNSPETEVFEKGKHLFALDKATNLIRKNDKAVVAEGYFDVIALHAAGVTNAVASLGTALSSHQVTQLCRCTDSKRIVLNFDADNAGIRAANRAINEVEHLAMQGQLELRVLHLPSGKDPDEYLQENSVADYKALLDKAPLWIDWQIDQVFKDLDLTKADHFQLVVSGLVQLLGKLPPSALRTYYLQKVSERLSGGQARVALQLEDDLRKQVKGQRWHGQSTRLEKPGEASLRERNEAEILRLYLHCPSQRANIRRELRQRELEDFALHHHRLLWSSISDIEESNLGMTLLESICRGDAPGDELSLIELPRLLLDQFTADNNDLLSSRFTPLLELGEVQMAAMKTPIPYLRGTLAVLERHKSLRRCRHLIEAWSGQRLETLETCIAALLEQEQNQPDLSFEMEARIDEMFNELNTDALNFQQLYYRERKHLLHLDKERCAISND; encoded by the coding sequence ATGGGCAACCCTCGCATACATCCACATACCATTGAGGCAGTTAAAGAAAGGGCTGATATCGTTGATGTTGTTGGAGAGCATGTTGTCTTAAAGAAAAAGGGGAAGGAGTTTGTTGGAATTTGCCCTTTTCATGATGACAGTAAGCCTTCTATGACTGTCTCTCCAGCGAAGCAATTTTATTATTGCTTTTCTTGTGGGGCAGGAGGCAATTCCATTAAATTCCTAATGGAATTTCAGCGAGAAAGTTTTATAGATGTTGTTTTAGGTCTTGCTAGAAAATATCAATTACCGATTGAGACTTTAGAAGGACCTCAGCAAGAACGTCTACGACAAAAACTTTCACGAAGAGATAACCTCTATAAGATTCTTGATCTAGCAAAAGGCTGGTTTCAAGATAGATTGAGATCTTCTGAGGGCGCTTTAGCTTTTAATTATCTCCTTGAAAAACGTCGCTTAGACCGTGGAATAATCGATCAATTTGAACTTGGTTTTGCCCCTAATGCTTGGGATGGCTTGCTTAGACACCTTAACCATGTTGAGAATATTTCTCAAGAGTTGTTGGAAGCGGCTGGGCTAATTATTCCTAGGAAATCAGGAGATGGCTTTTATGACCGTTTTCGGAACCGATTAATGATTCCTATAAAAGATCGACAAGGTAGGGTAATAGGCTTCGGAGGTAGAAGTCTTGATGGAACGGATCCTAAATATTTAAACTCTCCTGAAACTGAAGTTTTCGAAAAAGGTAAGCATCTCTTTGCTTTAGATAAAGCCACAAATTTAATTAGAAAGAATGATAAAGCTGTTGTCGCAGAAGGATACTTTGATGTGATAGCACTTCATGCAGCAGGTGTAACAAATGCGGTGGCGTCCTTAGGCACTGCGTTAAGTAGTCATCAGGTCACACAATTATGTAGGTGTACTGATAGTAAAAGAATAGTTCTAAACTTTGATGCTGATAATGCAGGAATTCGTGCTGCTAATCGGGCTATAAATGAAGTTGAGCACCTTGCGATGCAAGGCCAGCTAGAGCTTCGTGTTTTGCACTTGCCTTCAGGAAAAGACCCTGATGAATATCTCCAAGAAAACTCTGTTGCTGACTATAAGGCCCTTCTTGATAAAGCTCCCCTCTGGATTGATTGGCAAATCGACCAAGTCTTCAAAGATCTTGATTTAACTAAAGCAGACCATTTCCAATTGGTTGTTAGTGGTTTGGTTCAATTGTTAGGTAAATTACCACCATCAGCTTTACGAACTTATTATCTCCAAAAAGTATCTGAGCGTTTAAGTGGTGGACAGGCTCGTGTTGCCCTACAGCTTGAAGATGATCTCCGAAAACAAGTCAAAGGTCAACGTTGGCATGGACAGTCTACGCGTCTTGAAAAACCTGGCGAAGCAAGTCTAAGAGAACGCAATGAAGCTGAAATCCTTAGACTGTATCTTCATTGCCCCAGTCAAAGAGCCAATATTAGGCGTGAGTTAAGACAACGGGAACTTGAGGATTTTGCGCTTCATCATCATCGTCTACTTTGGTCTTCAATTAGTGATATTGAGGAAAGCAACCTTGGTATGACACTTTTAGAGTCAATCTGTAGAGGTGACGCCCCTGGTGATGAGTTGTCTTTAATAGAACTTCCTCGATTGCTTCTAGATCAATTCACAGCTGATAATAATGACCTTCTTTCCTCTCGTTTCACACCACTTTTAGAACTTGGCGAAGTACAGATGGCGGCAATGAAAACTCCTATTCCTTATTTACGTGGAACTCTTGCCGTGTTGGAACGTCATAAATCTCTCAGACGTTGTCGACACCTTATTGAGGCTTGGAGTGGGCAGCGCCTTGAAACTCTTGAGACTTGTATTGCTGCGCTTCTTGAACAAGAACAAAACCAACCTGATTTGTCGTTTGAGATGGAGGCCCGTATAGATGAGATGTTTAATGAACTCAATACTGATGCTTTAAATTTCCAGCAATTGTATTATAGGGAGCGAAAACATCTCCTTCATTTAGATAAAGAGCGCTGCGCGATTTCAAATGATTAA
- a CDS encoding Y-family DNA polymerase — MSIALIDGNNFYAACEEAIDPKLTGRPLVVLSNNDGCVIARNAKARRLGVLMGAPYFKIRHELNRLDVEVRSSNYALYGDMSHRLMSLLTMHCEDLEIYSIDEAFAKINRPPDQSLHPWARQLRASIYKSLGLPIAIGIGASKSQAKLANYLAKTASHHAGIFDLEKAKSPEACLENIAIENVWGIGRKLARWCRIRGITNAKQFLNMPSNEVRSKFGVTGIRLQNELQGITCLPLSTKPAAKQETCISRSFKRPISTIEELRQAISTYVVKASEKLRMQQQRAGAITVFTRTSAYTPYFYSQAATKRLSVHSNDTSILLANSLDLTKRIFRPHRLLVKAGVIMQDLVDSEHLQLNLLETFNPEKTHQRERLMQTIDNLNKRYGNDTIKWAVCGTNQTWRMHRNHLSPAATTRLTDIPTVKV, encoded by the coding sequence ATGTCCATAGCATTGATTGATGGCAATAACTTTTACGCAGCCTGCGAGGAAGCTATTGACCCTAAACTGACTGGTCGCCCCTTGGTGGTCCTATCCAACAATGATGGGTGCGTCATAGCAAGAAATGCCAAAGCTCGTCGTCTTGGGGTCTTAATGGGGGCACCCTATTTCAAAATACGTCATGAACTAAATAGGCTTGATGTCGAAGTGCGCAGTTCGAACTACGCACTATACGGCGACATGAGTCATCGCCTAATGAGCCTACTTACAATGCATTGCGAGGATTTGGAAATCTATTCAATTGACGAAGCATTTGCCAAAATCAACCGTCCTCCTGACCAAAGTCTTCATCCTTGGGCACGTCAATTACGAGCATCTATTTACAAAAGTCTTGGCCTACCAATTGCAATTGGCATCGGTGCAAGCAAAAGCCAAGCCAAACTCGCCAATTACTTAGCCAAAACAGCCTCCCACCATGCGGGTATCTTTGACCTAGAGAAGGCTAAAAGTCCAGAAGCATGTCTTGAAAACATTGCCATAGAAAATGTTTGGGGTATTGGCCGAAAATTAGCCCGCTGGTGCCGTATACGAGGCATCACAAATGCCAAACAATTTCTTAACATGCCAAGTAATGAAGTGAGATCAAAATTTGGGGTTACAGGCATACGTCTACAGAACGAATTGCAAGGGATTACTTGTTTACCTCTATCAACTAAACCAGCAGCGAAACAAGAGACTTGTATTAGTAGAAGCTTTAAAAGGCCGATAAGTACTATCGAAGAATTACGTCAGGCAATATCAACATACGTTGTGAAAGCAAGCGAGAAGCTAAGAATGCAACAACAACGGGCTGGCGCTATCACTGTTTTCACGCGTACAAGTGCCTATACACCATATTTTTATAGCCAAGCAGCAACTAAACGCCTTAGTGTACATAGCAATGATACATCCATACTGCTCGCAAACTCACTTGATTTAACAAAGCGTATATTCCGCCCTCATCGTCTACTAGTAAAGGCAGGGGTTATAATGCAAGACCTCGTAGACAGCGAACATCTACAACTAAATCTCCTTGAAACATTTAATCCAGAAAAGACACACCAACGCGAACGACTAATGCAAACAATCGATAATCTCAACAAACGCTACGGCAATGACACAATAAAATGGGCTGTATGTGGAACAAACCAAACTTGGAGAATGCATCGTAATCATCTAAGTCCGGCTGCAACAACACGCCTAACAGACATTCCCACTGTAAAAGTATAA
- a CDS encoding LexA family protein: MFLVNFPQVPVPPHVKPIQLFLPLANECVAAGFPSPADDYIDAGIDLNEHLILHPASTFFLKVKGFSMTNAGIQNGDLLIVDRSLDAQPGCIVVAILDGCFTLKRLTRHKETLYLEAEHPNYPAIDMRHYDNVQIWGVAIYSIHKLTRTTQSL, from the coding sequence ATGTTTCTTGTGAATTTCCCTCAAGTACCAGTACCTCCTCATGTCAAACCTATACAACTATTTCTTCCTTTAGCAAATGAATGCGTGGCAGCAGGTTTTCCCTCTCCTGCTGATGACTACATTGATGCGGGGATTGATCTGAATGAACATCTAATTCTCCACCCAGCAAGCACCTTTTTCCTGAAAGTAAAGGGTTTCTCCATGACTAATGCAGGCATTCAGAACGGAGACCTTTTAATAGTAGATCGCAGCCTAGATGCTCAGCCGGGATGCATAGTAGTGGCAATACTAGATGGGTGCTTTACGCTAAAAAGGCTGACTCGTCATAAAGAAACACTTTACCTAGAAGCAGAGCACCCTAACTACCCAGCAATTGACATGCGTCATTATGACAATGTTCAAATTTGGGGGGTCGCCATATATTCCATTCACAAGCTCACACGTACTACTCAGTCGTTATAA
- a CDS encoding 23S rRNA (pseudouridine(1915)-N(3))-methyltransferase RlmH, producing the protein MLNPSRYRILAIGKTRKAWIQNGLNLYIKRLPGLTITELKDSDLKKEAQSIRSSIKTNELLIILTEEGESLTSLGFANRLKSLGSSRLLFVIGSANGLDSEIKAMANWSISLSPLTFPHEIARLLLIEQLYRAKNICEGGSYHRN; encoded by the coding sequence TTGCTAAATCCCTCTCGATATCGAATACTTGCCATAGGGAAAACCAGGAAGGCCTGGATTCAAAATGGGCTGAATCTTTACATCAAAAGGCTCCCTGGATTAACAATTACAGAGCTAAAGGATAGCGACCTTAAGAAAGAAGCTCAATCAATCCGCTCTTCAATTAAAACTAACGAATTACTAATCATTCTTACAGAAGAAGGCGAAAGCCTAACTTCTCTTGGTTTTGCCAATCGCCTGAAAAGCCTAGGTTCTAGCCGGCTCCTTTTTGTAATTGGTAGCGCCAATGGCCTTGATTCAGAAATCAAAGCCATGGCCAATTGGAGCATAAGCCTCTCACCTCTCACTTTTCCGCATGAGATAGCCCGCCTTTTACTAATAGAGCAACTCTATCGCGCAAAGAATATTTGCGAAGGCGGCTCCTATCATCGCAATTAA